In Acanthochromis polyacanthus isolate Apoly-LR-REF ecotype Palm Island chromosome 18, KAUST_Apoly_ChrSc, whole genome shotgun sequence, the following proteins share a genomic window:
- the LOC110957581 gene encoding zinc finger and BTB domain-containing protein 7C, protein MVHHREEDLIGIPFPNHSSDVLCSLNEQRRDGLLCDVILIVRDQEYRTHRSVLAACSQYFKKLFTVATTDGGDHHHAAAVYEIDFVAPESLTAILEFAYTSTLTVTASNVKEILNAAQMLEIPCIINVCMEIMDSGDGGGGGGGGREEEGEEDEDEEEEDEEEEEEEDEEEDGGSRKDEQEEEDNVSERSMQSSESRGGQTPPGTEGSPPPSTSTYHQQFDLQRESSQSQSPDATRGKQESMESRALKDFSIESLLQEGLYPRMSTLDRRANFSPLLPGFYPSMWAAEFPAFPQQLLDPGHHQHPHAGASPQTRLPHTFPSSAPLEASRPLDLAVKREIVKEEMKEEVPPSLLQGDFLKEFVSSGLGSTMNAGSVPSEGHSLGPIKDEADFRSYLSFLSSASHLGALFPPWQLEEERKMKPKASQQCPICNKVIQGAGKLPRHMRTHTGEKPYMCTICEVRFTRQDKLKIHMRKHTGERPYICLHCNSKFVHNYDLKNHLRIHTGVRPYQCEHCYKSFTRSDHLHRHIKRQSCRISRPRRGRKPAAWRSTPTSNFLCPPAAATNRFEENGLSPAYQGVKSHGLGELLSLSNRSLGFKSVDGVSRESREERRAEGKHVAEEEKAGAGRQRGVFAFALAGEEVLTHSPFYAPSSDPWTMRLERAPPIPEPAK, encoded by the exons ATGGTTCATCACAGAGAAGAGGACCTAATTGGGATCCCATTCCCAAATCACAGCAGCGATGTCCTTTGCAGCCTCAATGAGCAGCGTCGCGACGGGCTGCTCTGCGATGTCATCCTCATCGTCCGCGACCAGGAGTACCGCACCCACCGCTCCGTTCTGGCTGCCTGCAGTCAGTACTTCAAGAAGCTCTTCACAGTAGCCACCACTGACGGTGGAGATCACCATCACGCTGCAGCTGTGTACGAAATTGACTTTGTAGCTCCGGAGTCTCTAACAGCCATCCTGGAGTTTGCCTACACTTCCACTCTGACAGTGACAGCGTCCAACGTTAAAGAGATCCTGAACGCAGCTCAGATGCTGGAGATTCCCTGCATCATCAACGTTTGCATGGAGATCATGGACAGTGGCgatggaggtggtggaggtggaggagggagagaggaggaaggagaagaagatgaagatgaggaggaggaagatgaggaggaggaagaagaggaggatgaagaggaggacggGGGGTCGAGAAAGgatgagcaggaggaggaggacaacGTCAGTGAAAGGTCCATGCAGTCGTCGGAGAGCAGGGGAGGACAGACGCCTCCAGGGACAGAGGGTTCGCCGCCTCCGAGCACCTCCACGTACCACCAACAGTTTGACCTGCAAAGAGAGTCGTCCCAGTCGCAGTCTCCAGACGCCACGAGAGGAAAACAG GAAAGCATGGAGAGTCGGGCTCTGAAGGATTTCTCCATTGAATCTCTCCTCCAGGAAGGGCTGTACCCACGCATGTCAACACTGGACCGCAGGGCAaacttctctcctctcctcccaggCTTCTACCCCTCCATGTGGGCTGCCGAGTTTCCAGCCTTCCCTCAGCAGCTATTGGACCCTGGTCACCATCAGCATCCTCACGCAGGAGCCTCACCACAAACCAGGCTCCCTCACACCTTCCCTTCTTCTGCACCACTCGAGGCCTCCAGGCCCCTTGATCTAGCTGTGAAAAGAGAGATCGTaaaggaggagatgaaggaggAAGTGCCGCCCAGTCTGCTCCAAGGTGACTTCCTGAAGGAGTTTGTCAGCTCGGGTCTGGGCAGCACCATGAACGCTGGGTCAGTGCCATCAGAAGGTCACTCACTGGGTCCGATAAAGGATGAAGCAGACTTCAGGTCGTATCTGAGCTTCCTGAGCTCTGCGTCCCATCTGGGTGCGCTGTTCCCTCCCtggcagctggaggaggagaggaagatgaAACCCAAAGCATCACAGCAGTGTCCGATCTGCAACAAAGTGATCCAAGGTGCTGGGAAACTGCCGCGACACAtgaggacacacacaggagagaaaccatACATGTGCACTATCTGTGAAGTACGATTCACCAG acaAGACAAACTGAAGATCCACATGCGAAAGCACACAGGTGAGCGCCCCTACATCTGCCTTCACTGCAACTCCAAGTTTGTGCACAACTACGACCTGAAGAACCACCTGCGCATCCACACGGGCGTCCGTCCTTACCAGTGCGAGCACTGCTATAAAAGTTTCACGCGGTCCGACCACCTACATCGACACATCAAGAGGCAGAGCTGCCGCATCTCCCGTCCCCGACGAGGACGAAAGCCAGCTGCTTGGAGGTCCACACCTACCAGCAACTTCCTGTGCCCCCCTGCTGCTGCAACCAACCGGTTTGAGGAGAACGGGTTAAGCCCTGCATACCAGGGGGTCAAGAGTCACGGACTTGGAGAATTGCTCAGCCTCAGCAACAGGAGTCTGGGATTTAAGAGCGTGGACGGTGTGAGCAGGGAGAGCAGGGAGGAACGGCGAGCAGAGGGGAAGCACGTcgcagaggaggagaaagcagGCGCAGGGAGGCAGAGGGGAGTGTTTGCCTTCGCCCTGGCTGGAGAAGAAGTGCTTACCCACTCTCCATTTTATGCTCCGAGCTCTGACCCCTGGACCATGAGACTGGAGCGTGCTCCACCCATCCCCGAGCCGGCCAAATGA